ACCCCATGAACACTGTTAAAAGATCTGATCTTTGCTTTCCATCTTCTGATGAGGCTAAAGAAAGCTCTTTCTTTCTTGTTCTGATTACTTCATCAGCAAATTCATCCACTTTTTTCAACGAATGCTTCAGCGTCTCCTCTGTTCCTAACCCGAGGCACCTCATGGTTTTCCAGACAAGCGTAGGAGTGACAAACCGGAGAATGGTTGCCTCAGTTGCTGATTCGAAAGCTTTGGCAAATGGAATTTCTGGTAATCCAGGGTGGAGACAACCTGGATCAACCCCGAAAGCAATCATGCAGACGTTATCAAACGTGAGCCTAAGGAGAACATCTTGAAGATCAATGGGGATTGATTGCTTGATTGAATCTTCCAACACGGGTAAAAGCCTAGCATGAACAAGCTCTAACAAGGAATCTGTTGTCATGTTCCTAAACTTAGCAGAATGGAACTCAATGCTGGCTGTTTTCCGCTgtttctgccaaatctcatcatcTGCACTGAATATTCCATCTCCAAGGAGATCTCTAACAGTGCTCCGAAAGTAGTCTCCTTTCGGGAAATTTGAGAACTTTGTCTTGAGAAGATACTCAAGATTCCGTGGATCAGATGTCACCACGCAGTTGAGGTTGGTAAACCATGGACCTCGGAACGTAAACGTCCCGTTCATCCGGCAGAGAACATCAGAAATCCACTCATACATGTCTTTCCGTAGTCCGAAAATCAAAGAAGGCAACATCCCTACCAATGGCCAGTTTGGTAATCCTTGTTTTTTCCCTTGCCTTAAAGAATGTATAGCGACGAAAACAACAAGGGCTAGGAATATTTCCATCATTTGTATCTCTGGCAAGAGAAACAAACTTCTCGATAGACCGTTCGAGTTGAAATGTTGTGCAAAGAAGGATGAAGATGATGAGGAGGAAGAGGAATAAGTCATGTTAATGGTGCTAAGTGAAATATTCATGATATTGAGATGATAGGAAATGTTGTAGTTATGCATGGACTGGTTGTTTTGGTGTGATTCTACTGCTAGAAATATAGGAGGTGTTTTCTTGGCGTGCTAAAGTTTGTACAACCAGCAGTTTTGATTTGGTGAGCTGAAAATGGGAAGAGGTTATTTTCTCATGTTGTGTCTTCATAATATGTGGTTCGATTTCAGTCACTTTTCTTGTAAAACAGGGTTTTGATCAAGAATCAATTTTAAGGGAGGGGAAATAAGGACGTGTCTGTCTTATTAAAAAGCTTATGGGGTTGACCATACTTGGAACGTTTTTGCTACAGAGTGGGTGAGATAGTTAACCTAAGTACAACAATTATTTAGCACTTGGCACACGTTTTGCCAGTTTTTTGGGGTTCTCATTTTTCTTTTGTGGGCTAATGTATACAAATTCCAATTAAGTGGCGGTTTAGCTACAAAAACTTTTTGGTTTTGTGTTCACCCTTTTGTAATGGTGACACGtggaatctgttttttttttttttggttagttTTTGGGCTATTATCGACGTGTGTAGCTGAGTTAGCAGTATTCGGATCCGGAGCAGGTTTGTTTCTGAATGGGATAAGGCACTGTTACCCCCTAACTTTAGTCAAAGTTGCTATGACACACCTTACCTTTTCGGGGGTCTTATTACCTCCTGCACTTTTTTAAAACGGAATAATTACCACCCTAAGCGCTGACGTGGCAAGGAGAGAAACATAAAATCTAACACGTGTCATTTTTTAATTAGgtacttcacatttaattacacctaattaatt
Above is a genomic segment from Lycium barbarum isolate Lr01 chromosome 12, ASM1917538v2, whole genome shotgun sequence containing:
- the LOC132624829 gene encoding cytochrome P450 86B1-like translates to MHNYNISYHLNIMNISLSTINMTYSSSSSSSSSFFAQHFNSNGLSRSLFLLPEIQMMEIFLALVVFVAIHSLRQGKKQGLPNWPLVGMLPSLIFGLRKDMYEWISDVLCRMNGTFTFRGPWFTNLNCVVTSDPRNLEYLLKTKFSNFPKGDYFRSTVRDLLGDGIFSADDEIWQKQRKTASIEFHSAKFRNMTTDSLLELVHARLLPVLEDSIKQSIPIDLQDVLLRLTFDNVCMIAFGVDPGCLHPGLPEIPFAKAFESATEATILRFVTPTLVWKTMRCLGLGTEETLKHSLKKVDEFADEVIRTRKKELSLASSEDGKQRSDLLTVFMGLRDEQGRPFSDKFLRDICVNFILAGRDTSSVALSWFFWLLNSSPEVEERILAEISKILNEREDAINESPLIFKPQEIKKMEYLQAALSEALRLYPSVPVDHKEVVEDDVFPDGTVLKKGTKVVYAIYAMGRMEGIWGKDCREYRPERWLKDGRYMSESAYRFTAFNGGPRLCLGKDFAYYQMKFAAASILYRYHVKVVEGHPVMPKMALTMYLKYGLQVNLSRRHQTPLNNKY